The Puntigrus tetrazona isolate hp1 chromosome 3, ASM1883169v1, whole genome shotgun sequence genome contains a region encoding:
- the LOC122335388 gene encoding fish-egg lectin → MKVHPSILLLFSCQFLHNLALDCTMMSGNLKQIDTGLGSVVGVNNQNEVFVLLDNVFTKISGSLKHFSVGPAGQLGVNVANNIFKYQSGSFVQFPGLLKQVDAGGDQIIAGVNMNDDIFCLNMDANNKWPSSNTPWFQLNGKLKYYSCGPYSCWGVNGNDQIYILRNVSNNVCSGSGDFMNIPGLLSMVEVATDGSVFGVNYQGNLYQRIGVTRSNPVGTDWQSMAVCPNGHKHVSFDLGVLWVVCVDGSIRKCPL, encoded by the exons ATGAAGGTTCATCCAAGCATCTTGTTACTTTTCAGCTGCCAGTTTCTTCACAATCTGG CTTTAGACTGTACCATGATGAGCGGTAACCTGAAGCAGATAGACACTGGGTTGGGTTCAGTGGTTGGCGTGAACAATCAGAACGAAGTGTTTGTTCTGCTTGATAATGTCTTCACAAAGATCAGCGGGTCTTTAAAGCACTTCAGTGTCGGTCCTGCTGGTCAGTTGGGAGTGAATGTAGCAAACAACATCTTCAAGTATCAGAGCGGTTCCTTCGTTCAGTTTCCAG GGCTTCTCAAACAGGTGGATGCTGGAGGTGATCAGATCATTGCAGGTGTCAACATGAATGATGACATATTCTGTTTAAATATGGATGCTAACAACAAATGGCCATCCAGCAATACTCCTTGGTTTCAACTTAATGGAAAGCTGAAGTATTACAGCTGTGGGCCGTACAGCTGTTGGGGAGTGAACGGCAATGACCAAATCTACATCCTAAGG AATGTGTCTAATAATGTCTGTTCTGGGTCTGGTGACTTTATGAATATTCCTGGACTTCTCTCCATGGTCGAAGTAGCAACTGATGGCAGCGTCTTCGGTGTCAACTATCAAGGGAACTTGTACCAAAG AATTGGTGTCACTCGCTCCAACCCAGTTGGCACAGACTGGCAATCAATGGCTGTCTGTCCCAATGGCCACAAGCATGTGAGCTTTGACCTGGGAGTGCTGTGGGTCGTTTGTGTTGATGGCTCCATTCGTAAATGCCCTTTATAA